From the genome of Jannaschia sp. S6380:
GGTCCTGCGCGGCGAGGCGGTCGTGCTGGCGCCATCGCGCAAGTTCGACTGACCCGCGCACCCGCGCCTCAGCCGTCTTGCGCCCCCTTCGGCCACGGGCTAGCCCGTGGCGATGCGGATCTACCGGGATCATAGCGACATTCCCGCCGAAGCGCGCGGCGCCTCGGCCGCGCTCGGCAATTTCGACGGGCTGCATCTCGGCCATCAGGGGGTCATCGACCTGGCCCGCTGCCCGGGCGCCCCACTCGCCGTCATCACCTTCGAGCCGCACCCCCGCGAGGTCTTCGCACCCGAGGCGCCGCCGTTCCGGCTGATGTCGCCGGCGGCAAAGGCAAGCCGGCTGGCCAAACTGGGCGTGGACATCCTGTTCGAGCTGCCCTTCGAACGCATCGCCCCCCTTTCGGCGGAGGCGTTCATGTCGGACGTCCTGGCGGACGCGCTGGATCTTTCACATGTCGTGGTGGGTCGCGATTTCCGTTTCGGCAAGGGTCGCTCCGGTGACGCGGACTTGCTTCGCGCGGGCGGGGCACGGCACGGGTTCGAGGTCACGTTGGCCAGCCTGATCGGGGGGGAGGCGCCGGTCTCCTCCACCGCGATCCGCGCGGCGCTGACCCAAGGCCGACCACGCGATGCGGGCCGAATGCTCGGGCATTGGCACCGGATCGAGGGGCCCGTCCTGCACGGCGAAAAGCGCGGACGCGACCTGGGCTATCCGACCGCGAATCTGTCCGTCGACGGGCTGCACCTGCCGAAGCTGGGCGTCTATGCCGTGATCGTCGACATCCTGGACGGGCCGCATGCGGGGCGCCGCCACGGCGTCGCATCCCTCGGCGTGCGACCGATGTTCGGAGAGAACGCGCCGAACCTCGAGACGCATCTCTTCGACTTCGCGGGCGACCTCTACGGCGTGCCGATCTCGGTGGCGCTGGTCGAGTACTTGCGCCCCGAACAATCCTTCGACGGGCTAGCGGCGCTGATCGCCCAGATGGATGCCGACAGCGCGCAGGCGCGGGCCGTTCTCGATGCGCTCTGATCCGATCGACCGCGACGGATTGCGCGACCGTTTCTGGGAACGCGGCCTCGCCGACCTGACTCCGAAGGAATGGGAGGCGCTGTGCGATGGATGCGGCAAATGCTGCCTCAACAAGCTGGAGGACGAGGAAACGGGCGAGGTCGCCCTGACCCGCGTCGCGTGCCGGCTGTTCGACGACGGCACCTGCCGCTGCGGCCGCTACGAAACCAGGCTGTCCTTCGTGCCGGAATGCGTCGTGCTGACCCCGGCGACGTTGCCGGACGCGGCCTATTTCATGCCCGAGACCTGCGCCTATCGCCGTCTTCACGAAGGACGGCGCCTGCCCCATTGGCATCCGCTTCTGACCGGCGACCCGATGTCGCCGCACGACGCCGGCGCCTCGCTGATGGACGAGACCGTCAACGAGGTCACGATCGCCGAGGACGATTGGGAGGCTTTCCTGATCGACGAGCCGACCGGGGGGGCCTGAGGACATGTCGGATCCGGGTCTGAACTTCGCCTCCGACAACGCGGCCCCGGTGGCCGCACCGATCATGGAAGCGCTCGTCGCCGCCAATACCGGTCCCGCGATGCCCTATGGCGCCGACCCCTGGATGCCGCAGGTTCGCGACCGCTTGCGCGACCTGTTCGCCTGGCCCGAGGCGGAGGTGCTGCTGGTGGCGACCGGCACCGGGGCGAATGCCTTGGCCCTGGCTGGCCTGGTCGCGCCCTGGCAGACGATCTTCGCCCACCGGATCAGTCATATCGAGGAGGACGAATGCGCGGCGCCCGAGTTCTACACCGGCGGTGCCAAGCTGACGCTGGTCGAGGGCGCGCATGGGCGGATGTCGCCGGACACGCTGCGCGCGGCCATGGCGCCGGTCGGGGCGAAGGGCGTGCACGGCGTCCAACTCGGCGCCCTGAGCCTGACGAACGTGACCGAGGCGGGCACGCTCTATACCGTCGAGGAAATGCGCGCGCTGACGGATATCGCGCGCGCGGCCGGGATGCCGCGCCATCTCGATGGCGCGCGCCTCGCCAATGCCTGCGTGGCGCTGGACCGGGACGTGGCCGACATGGTGCAGGGTTTCGACGTCGTCAGTTTCGGTGGAACCAAGAACGGCTGCATGGCCGTCGAGGCGATCGTGCTCAAGGACGGCGCCCGGTATCAGGAGATGCAGTTCCGTCGCAAGCGCGGGGCGCAGCTCTGGTCCAAGCACCGGTACCTGTCGGCCCAGATGCTGGCCTATCTCCGGGACGATCTATGGCTAGTCAACGCGCGCCGCGCGAACGACGCGGCCCGACATCTGGCGAATGGATTGCGGGCGATCGGCGCCGAGATGGTTCACGAACCGCAGGCAAACATGATCTTCTGCCGCCTGCCCCGCACGGTGCATGACCGCGCCCGGACACAGGCCGCCTATTACATGATGGAGGAGTCCGATCGGCCGCTCTGCCGGTTCGTCTGCGACTTCACCAAGACCGATGTGGAGGTCGAGGCGCTGCTGGCGTTGATGCGGGGCTGATGCCCCCATCCGCCTTGGAGCGCATACCCCTCCCCGGAAGGGTCCTCTACTTCGCCCCGCCATCCATGGCGTCGAGCCGCGCCTTGAGCGCCTCGTTCTCCTCGCGCGCCTTCTGGGCCATCGCGCGGACGGCGTCGAACTCCTCGCGGGTGACGAAATCGCGGTCCGCCATCCAGCGGTCCAGCATCGACTTCATCGCCGTCTCTGCCTCGGTTCGGGCGCCTTGGGCCACGCCCATCGCATTGGTCATCAACTGGCCGATATCGTCCATGAAACGGTTGCGGGTCTGCATCTTCGGGGCCTCCGGGCTGTTCGCATTCCATATGGGGCGCCGGGCGCAGGACCTCAAGGTTGACCCCCCCGTGGGCTGCGGGCATTGCAGGCGGCATGATCTTCCTGCACGCCCATGCCCTGACGTTTCCCGATATCTCGCCCGATATCTTCCGCATCTCGCTGGGCGGGCTCGAGATCGCGCCGAAATGGTACGCCGCGGCCTACATCCTCGGGATTGTCGGCGGCTGGCTGATGGCGCGCTGGGCGGCGCCGCGCGGGACGCTCTGGCCCGGCGGCAAGCCGCTGGCGACGCGCCAGCAGATCGAGGACATCATGACATGGGTCACGCTCGGCATCGTTCTGGGCGGGCGGCTGGGCTATGTCCTGTTCTATCAGCCCGAATACTACCTGAGCCGGCCGCACGAGATCCTGTATCTCTGGCAAGGCGGCATGTCCTTCCACGGCGGGATGATCGCGACCGGCCTGGCGGTGATCGTCTATGCGATGCGCCGGGGGATCCCGATCCGGTCGCTGCTGGACCTTGCCGCCCTGTGCACGCCGCTGGGCCTCGGCCTGGGTCGGGTCGCCAACTTCGTCAATGCCGAGCTGTGGGGCCGGCCGTCCGACGCACCCTGGGCCGTGATCTTCCCGGGCGGCGCGGCGCAGGCCTGCGCCAACGTGGGCGAGTTCTGCGCCCGCCACCCGAGCCAGCTCTACGAAGCGATTCTGGAGGGGCTGTTCCTGCTGGTCGTCCTTTGGGCCATCGCGTTGCGCGGCGGGCTCAGGATCCCCGGCATGATCTGCGGCCTCTTCCTCGCAGGCTATGGCGCCGCGCGCATCTTCGTGGAGTATTTCCGTCAGGCGGATGCCCAGTACATCACCCCCGACAACCCACTGGGCCACGTCATCGGCTGGGGTGAATTCGGCCTGACGATGGGACAGGTCCTGTCGGTTCCGATGCTCGTCGTCGGTCTGGGCGCGGCGTTCCTGGCGGTGCGCGCCGCACGGGCATGACCCTGCGCGACCATCTGCTGTCGCGCATTGCCGCGACCGGCCCGATGACCGTCGCCGACTACATGGCCGACTGCCTGATGCACCCGACGATGGGATACTACGCGACCCGCGATCCGCTGGGCGCGGCGGGCGATTTCACGACCGCGCCCGAGATCAGCCAGATGTTCGGCGAGTTGCTGGGGCTGTGCCTGGCCCAGGTCTGGTTGGACCAAGGACTGGGACGCGTGACGCTGGCGGAACTCGGGCCGGGGCGCGGCACGCTGATGGCCGACGCGCTGCGTGCCATGCGCGGGGTGCCGGGACTGGCGGACGCCGTCGCGATCCATCTGGTCGAGACGTCCCCCGCCTTGCGCGACGTCCAGGCCCGGACGCTGGCGGGGCACGACGTCCAGTGGCACGACTCGGTCGATACGCTGCCCCACGGGCCGCTGCTGCTGCTGGCGAACGAGTTTCTCGACGCGCT
Proteins encoded in this window:
- a CDS encoding bifunctional riboflavin kinase/FAD synthetase; this translates as MRIYRDHSDIPAEARGASAALGNFDGLHLGHQGVIDLARCPGAPLAVITFEPHPREVFAPEAPPFRLMSPAAKASRLAKLGVDILFELPFERIAPLSAEAFMSDVLADALDLSHVVVGRDFRFGKGRSGDADLLRAGGARHGFEVTLASLIGGEAPVSSTAIRAALTQGRPRDAGRMLGHWHRIEGPVLHGEKRGRDLGYPTANLSVDGLHLPKLGVYAVIVDILDGPHAGRRHGVASLGVRPMFGENAPNLETHLFDFAGDLYGVPISVALVEYLRPEQSFDGLAALIAQMDADSAQARAVLDAL
- a CDS encoding YcgN family cysteine cluster protein, producing MRSDPIDRDGLRDRFWERGLADLTPKEWEALCDGCGKCCLNKLEDEETGEVALTRVACRLFDDGTCRCGRYETRLSFVPECVVLTPATLPDAAYFMPETCAYRRLHEGRRLPHWHPLLTGDPMSPHDAGASLMDETVNEVTIAEDDWEAFLIDEPTGGA
- a CDS encoding beta-eliminating lyase-related protein; translated protein: MSDPGLNFASDNAAPVAAPIMEALVAANTGPAMPYGADPWMPQVRDRLRDLFAWPEAEVLLVATGTGANALALAGLVAPWQTIFAHRISHIEEDECAAPEFYTGGAKLTLVEGAHGRMSPDTLRAAMAPVGAKGVHGVQLGALSLTNVTEAGTLYTVEEMRALTDIARAAGMPRHLDGARLANACVALDRDVADMVQGFDVVSFGGTKNGCMAVEAIVLKDGARYQEMQFRRKRGAQLWSKHRYLSAQMLAYLRDDLWLVNARRANDAARHLANGLRAIGAEMVHEPQANMIFCRLPRTVHDRARTQAAYYMMEESDRPLCRFVCDFTKTDVEVEALLALMRG
- a CDS encoding accessory factor UbiK family protein: MQTRNRFMDDIGQLMTNAMGVAQGARTEAETAMKSMLDRWMADRDFVTREEFDAVRAMAQKAREENEALKARLDAMDGGAK
- the lgt gene encoding prolipoprotein diacylglyceryl transferase; this translates as MIFLHAHALTFPDISPDIFRISLGGLEIAPKWYAAAYILGIVGGWLMARWAAPRGTLWPGGKPLATRQQIEDIMTWVTLGIVLGGRLGYVLFYQPEYYLSRPHEILYLWQGGMSFHGGMIATGLAVIVYAMRRGIPIRSLLDLAALCTPLGLGLGRVANFVNAELWGRPSDAPWAVIFPGGAAQACANVGEFCARHPSQLYEAILEGLFLLVVLWAIALRGGLRIPGMICGLFLAGYGAARIFVEYFRQADAQYITPDNPLGHVIGWGEFGLTMGQVLSVPMLVVGLGAAFLAVRAARA